One genomic segment of Panicum virgatum strain AP13 chromosome 2N, P.virgatum_v5, whole genome shotgun sequence includes these proteins:
- the LOC120661711 gene encoding uncharacterized protein LOC120661711, whose translation MIGGSGGGRDRESNPDASTALPVPGPCASTQRALAECHRRAARGPMLPEVLCRHLNRALAECVVTLCCPDEIEAVRTLCGSAGTELKRTQCQRARIDLSLCLEAHQ comes from the coding sequence ATGattggcggcagcggcgggggacGAGACCGCGAGTCCAACCCAGACGCCTCGACGGCGCTGCCCGTCCCGGGGCCCTGCGCCTCGACGCAGCGGGCGCTAGCCGagtgccaccgccgcgccgcccgcgggcCGATGCTGCCAGAGGTGCTGTGCCGGCACCTCAACCGGGCGCTGGCGGAGTGCGTCGTGACCCTGTGCTGCCCCGACGAGATCGAGGCCGTCCGCACCCTCTGCGGCAGCGCCGGCACCGAGCTCAAGCGCACGCAGTGCCAGCGGGCGCGGATCGATCTCTCCCTCTGCCTCGAGGCACATCAATAG
- the LOC120661710 gene encoding scarecrow-like protein 23: MLQGVLSRAPAPATDAPAAMKAKRAPASPDEEEDGEGRPARGKRQQLLGLGSAAAAAAEEGPETRGLRLLSLLLRCAEAVAMDQLTEARELLPEIAELASPFGSSPERVAAYFGDALCARVLSSYLGAYSPLALRPLAAAQSRRVAGAFQAYNALSPLVKFSHFTANQAILQALDGEDRLHVIDLDIMQGLQWPGLFHILASRPRKPRSLRVTGLGASLDVLEATGRRLADFAASLGLPFEFQPIEGKIGHVADAAALLGPRHRQQQDEATVVHWMHHCLYDVTGSDVGTVRLLRSLRPKLITIVEQDLGHSGDFLGRFVEALHYYSALFDALGDGAGAAAAESAERHAVERQLLGAEIRNIVAVGGPKRTGEVRVERWGDELRRAGFRPVSLAGSPAAQARLLLGMYPWKGYTLVEDAACLKLGWKDLSLLTASAWEPAAAAAAPTPRRGSQEM; the protein is encoded by the coding sequence ATGCTCCAGGGCGTGCTGTcccgcgcccccgcccccgccaccgACGCGCCGGCAGCGATGAAGGCCAAGCGGGCGCCGGCGTCCCCCGACGAAGAGGAGGACGGGGAGGGGCGCCCGGCGCGGGGGAAGCGGCAGCAGCTGCTTGGGCTCggctcggccgcggcggcggcggcggaggagggcccGGAGACGCGGGGTCTTCGGCTGCTCAGCCTGCTGCTGCGCTGCGCGGAGGCGGTGGCCATGGACCAGCTGACGGAGGCGCGGGAGCTGCTGCCCGAGATCGCCGAGCTGGCGTCGCCGTTCGGGTCCTCCCCGGAGCGCGTGGCGGCCTACTTCGGGGACGCGCTGTGCGCGCGCGTGCTCAGCTCCTACCTGGGCGCCTACTCGCCGCTCGCGCTCCGCCCGCTGGCggccgcgcagagccgccgcgtCGCGGGCGCGTTCCAGGCGTACAACGCGCTGTCGCCGCTCGTCAAGTTCTCGCACTTCACCGCCAACCAGGCCATCCTGCAGGCGCTCGACGGCGAGGACCGCCTCCACGTGATCGACCTCGACATCATGCAGGGCCTGCAGTGGCCGGGCCTCTTCCACATCCTCGCCTCCCGCCCGCGCAAGCCGCGCTCGCTCCGGGTCACCGGGCTCGGCGCCTCGCTCGACGTGCTCGAGGCCacgggccgccgcctcgccgactTCGCGGCCTCGCTCGGCCTGCCCTTCGAGTTCCAACCCATCGAGGGGAAGATCGGGCacgtcgccgacgccgcggcgcTCCTCGGCCCGCGCCACCGGCAGCAGCAGGACGAGGCCACCGTCGTGCACTGGATGCACCACTGCCTCTACGACGTGACGGGGTCGGACGTGGGCACCGTGCGGCTGCTCAGGAGCCTGCGCCCGAAGCTGATCACCATCGTGGAGCAGGACCTGGGCCACAGCGGCGACTTCCTCGGCCGGTTCGTGGAGGCGCTGCACTACTACTCGGCGCTGTTCGACGCGCtgggcgacggcgccggcgcggcggcggcggagtccgCCGAGCGCCACGCCGTGGAGCGCCAGCTCCTGGGCGCGGAGATACGGAACATCGTGGCCGTGGGCGGACCCAAGCGGACCGGGGAGGTGCGCGTGGAGCGGTGGGGCGACGAGCTGCGGCGCGCCGGGTTCCGGCCGGTGTCCCTGGCCGGGAGCCCCGCCGCGCAGGCCAGGCTGCTCCTCGGCATGTACCCGTGGAAGGGGTACACGCTGGTGGAGGACGCCGCGTGCCTCAAGCTCGGCTGGAAGGACCTCTCCCTGCTCACCGCGTCGGCGTGggagccggcggccgccgccgccgcccccactccACGCCGCGGAAGCCAGGAGATGTAA